The Helianthus annuus cultivar XRQ/B chromosome 16, HanXRQr2.0-SUNRISE, whole genome shotgun sequence genome includes a window with the following:
- the LOC110919483 gene encoding agmatine deiminase encodes MDITDGSPDLHGFRMPAEWEPHSQTWLGWPERPDNWRDNGLYGQRAFAKVASAISKFEPVTVCASASQWANARKQLPHDVRVVEMSMNDSWFRDTGPTFVVREGKSGSGKVEPNVAGIDWNFNSWGGIDDGCYIDWSHDLLVARKILSMERVPRFPQSIILEGGSIHVDGEGTCLTTEECLLNKNRNPHLTKEQIEDVLKTYLGVKKIIWLPRGLYGDDDTNGHVDNMCCFVKPGVVLLSWTDDESDPQYERAVEAFTILSKSTDAHGRKFEVIKLHVPGPLYMTDEEAAGFVQVGEAKPRLPGTRLAASYVNFYIVNGGIIAPQFGDPKWDEEAVRVLSRAFPDRQVVTIEGAREIVLGGGNIHCITQQQPADPMFTPLQNGNGV; translated from the exons ATGGACATAACAGATGGATCACCGGATCTCCATGGATTCCGGATGCCAGCCGAATGGGAACCTCACTCTCAAACGTGGCTCGGTTGGCCT GAGCGTCCGGATAATTGGCGAGACAACGGACTTTACGGACAACGTGCGTTTGCGAAAGTTGCTTCTGCTATCTCCAAGTTTGAGCCTGTTACTGTGTGCGCCAGTGCCTCTCAG TGGGCTAATGCACGCAAGCAGTTGCCTCATGATGTAAGGGTTGTAGAGATGAGTATGAATGATTCTTGGTTTCGTGACACAGGCCCAACG TTTGTTGTACGTGAGGGGAAATCAGGTTCGGGGAAAGTAGAGCCGAACGTCGCGGGTATTGATTGGAACTTCAACAGTTGGGGTG GTATCGACGATGGTTGCTACATAGACTGGAGTCATGATCTTCTGGTTGCACGAAAG ATTCTTTCAATGGAGAGGGTTCCTCGTTTTCCACAATCTATAATTCTTGAGGGTGGAAGCATTCATGTAGACGGTGAAG GGACCTGCCTTACTACTGAAGAATGCTTGTTGAACAAAAACCGGAATCCACATCTTACGAAAGAACAAATAGAAGATGTGCTCAAAACATATCTTGGAGTCAAGAAGATTATTTGGTTGCCACGTGGACTATATG GTGACGATGATACCAATGGGCATGTTGACAATATGTGCTGTTTTGTGAAGCCTGGTGTGGTCTTGTTGTCGTGGACGGATGATGAATCCGATCCCCAGTATGAGCGAGCTGTAGAAGCTTTCACCATTCTCTCAAAATCTACCGACGCTCATGGCCGAAAATTTGAAGTTATTAAACTTCATGTACCAGGACCTCTATATATGACAGATGAAGAGGCTGCTGGATTTGTTCAG GTGGGTGAGGCTAAACCAAGACTTCCGGGCACAAGGCTTGCTGCTTCGTATGTTAACTTTTACATTGTGAATGGAGGTATTATTGCACCGCAGTTTGGAGACCCGAAGTGGGATGAAGAAGCAGTTCGGGTCTTGTCTCGGGCCTTCCCTGACCGTCAA GTGGTAACAATAGAAGGCGCGAGGGAAATCGTACTTGGAGGTGGTAACATTCATTGTATAACACAGCAGCAGCCTGCCGATCCTATGTTTACGCCACTTCAAAATGGCAATGGTGTTTAG